DNA sequence from the Streptomyces canus genome:
GACGACATCGACGGGAGGCTGCTCGCCGACGACGCGGCACTCGGCCGGGTCCGCGCGGCCGCGGAGGCCGGGGAACTGCCGGCGCTGGACGCCACGGGGCTCCGCGTCGGGCCGCCGGTCGCCCGGATCGGGAAGATCGTCTGCATCGGGCTCAACTACCACGACCACGCGCGCGAGACGGGGGCCGAGCCGCCCGCCGAGCCGGTGATCTTCTTCAAGGCCGCGGACACCGTGGTCGGCCCCTACGACACGGTGCTGGTGCCCCGGCGGTCGGTGAAGACCGACTGGGAGGTCGAGCTGGCGGTCGTCATCGGACGTACGGCCCGCTACCTGGAGTCCGCGGAGGAGGGGCTCGCCCATGTCGCCGGGTACGCGGTGGCGCACGACGTGTCCGAGCGGGAGTTCCAGATCGAGCGCGGCGGGACGTGGGACAAGGGGAAGAACTGCGAGACGTTCAATCCCCTGGGCCCCTGGCTGGTGACGGCGGACGAGGTTCCCGATCCGCAGAGTCTGTCCCTGAAGCTGTGGGTCAACGGAGAGCAGAAGCAGAACGGCACGACCGCCGAGCAGATCTTCCCCGTTGGTGAAGTGGTGCGGTACGTCAGCCAGTTCATGACCCTGTACCCCGGAGACGTCATCAACACCGGTACGCCGGCCGGGGTCGCGATGGGGGAGCCCGAGCCCAAGCCCTATCTCCGGTCCGGGGATGTGGTGGAACTGGAGATCTCGGGGCTCGGGCGTCAGCGCCAGGAGTTCAAGGACGCGTAGGGCAGTTCACCCCAGCAGCGACGCCAGCCTGCGCCAGGCCTCCCTGGGGAGGTCGTAGCGCGGACCTCCGTCCACGATCTGCAGGGCCACGTGGTCCGCGCCCGCCTCGATGAACTCGTCGATGCGGGCGCGGATCTCCTCGTCCGTGCCCCAGGCGTAGACCGCGTCGACCAGGCGGTCGCTGCCGCCGTCCTTCAGGTCGTCCTCCGTGAAGCCGTTGCGGAGGAAGTTGTTGGTGTAGTTGGGCAGGCCCAGGTAGATGGCGAGGTAATCGCGGGCGAGGGTCCGGGCCTTCGCGGGGTCCGATTCGAGGACGACCTTCAGCTCCGGGGCCAACAGGGGAGCCTCGCCCAGGAGTTCGCGGGACCGTGCGGTCTGCTCCGCGGTGATCAGATACGGGATCGAGCCGGCCGCGCGGTCCCGGGCCAGCTCGATGGTTTTGGGGCCCAGCGCGGCCAGCACGCGCCCCTCGGCCGGGACTCCCGCCTCGTCCAGGGCGTCGAGGTAGGCCACCAGGGCCGAGTACGGGCGCCGGTACCGGTCCGCGATCTTGGCGTGGCTGACGCCCAGGCCCAGGACGAAACGGCCGGGATGGGCGGCGTTCAGGTCGGCGAAGCTCGCGGCGGCGGCCCCGGGTTCGTGGTCCCAGATGCTCTGGATGCTGGTGCCGACGGCGATCCGGGAGGTCGCCTCGAGCAGCGGGGCGGCGTTGGCGGCCGAACTGCTGCCGCCCAGCCAGATCGCGCCGAACCCGAGCTCCGCCAACTCGGCGGCGGCCTCGGCGCGTTCGCCCCGCAGGGACGGGTCCTCCGCGCGCAGGCCGCCGCCATTCCAGATGCCGTACTTTCCGATGGTCTCCTTCATGGCAGGTGCCAACGTGGGAGGACCCGGCGATAATTCC
Encoded proteins:
- a CDS encoding LLM class F420-dependent oxidoreductase, whose protein sequence is MKETIGKYGIWNGGGLRAEDPSLRGERAEAAAELAELGFGAIWLGGSSSAANAAPLLEATSRIAVGTSIQSIWDHEPGAAAASFADLNAAHPGRFVLGLGVSHAKIADRYRRPYSALVAYLDALDEAGVPAEGRVLAALGPKTIELARDRAAGSIPYLITAEQTARSRELLGEAPLLAPELKVVLESDPAKARTLARDYLAIYLGLPNYTNNFLRNGFTEDDLKDGGSDRLVDAVYAWGTDEEIRARIDEFIEAGADHVALQIVDGGPRYDLPREAWRRLASLLG
- a CDS encoding fumarylacetoacetate hydrolase family protein, yielding MKLLRVGTAGTETPALLDADGVLRDLSGVVDDIDGRLLADDAALGRVRAAAEAGELPALDATGLRVGPPVARIGKIVCIGLNYHDHARETGAEPPAEPVIFFKAADTVVGPYDTVLVPRRSVKTDWEVELAVVIGRTARYLESAEEGLAHVAGYAVAHDVSEREFQIERGGTWDKGKNCETFNPLGPWLVTADEVPDPQSLSLKLWVNGEQKQNGTTAEQIFPVGEVVRYVSQFMTLYPGDVINTGTPAGVAMGEPEPKPYLRSGDVVELEISGLGRQRQEFKDA